A single window of Streptomyces cathayae DNA harbors:
- a CDS encoding ribonuclease J: MSHPHPELGPPPPLPASGLRVTPLGGLGEIGRNMTVFEYGGRLLIVDCGVLFPEEEQPGIDLILPDFSSIRDRLDDIEGIVLTHGHEDHIGGVPFLLREKPDIPLIGSKLTLALIEAKLQEHRIRPYTLEVAEGHRERIGPFDCEFVAVNHSIPDALAVAIRTPAGMVVHTGDFKMDQLPLDNRLTDLHAFARLSEEGIDLLLSDSTNAEVPGFVPPEREISNVLRQVFAGARKRIIVASFASHVHRIQQILDAAHEYGRRVAFVGRSMVRNMGIARDLGYLKVPPGLVVDVKTLDDLPDSEVVLVCTGSQGEPMAALSRMANRDHQIRIVQGDTVILASSLIPGNENAVYRVINGLTRWGANVVHKGNAKVHVSGHASAGELLYFYNICRPKNLMPVHGEWRHLRANAELGALTGVPHDRIVIAEDGVVVDLIDGRAKISGKVQAGYVYVDGLSVGDVGEPALKDRKILGDEGIISLFVVIDSSTGKITGGPYVQARGSGIEDSAFSAVLPKITEVLERSAQDGVVEPHQMQQLIRRTLGKWVSDTYRRRPMILPVVVEV; this comes from the coding sequence TTGAGCCATCCGCATCCTGAACTCGGTCCGCCCCCGCCGCTTCCCGCGAGCGGGCTGCGCGTCACCCCGCTCGGCGGTCTCGGTGAGATCGGCCGCAACATGACGGTCTTCGAGTACGGCGGCCGCCTGCTCATCGTCGACTGCGGAGTGCTGTTCCCCGAGGAGGAACAGCCCGGGATCGACCTGATCCTGCCGGACTTCAGCTCCATCCGGGACCGCCTCGACGACATCGAGGGCATCGTCCTCACCCATGGTCACGAGGACCACATCGGCGGTGTTCCGTTCCTTCTCCGCGAGAAGCCGGACATCCCGCTGATCGGCTCCAAGCTGACCCTCGCCCTCATCGAGGCGAAGCTCCAGGAGCACCGCATCCGCCCCTACACCCTGGAGGTCGCCGAGGGGCACCGCGAGCGCATCGGCCCGTTCGACTGCGAGTTCGTCGCGGTCAACCACTCGATCCCCGACGCGCTCGCCGTGGCCATCCGCACCCCCGCCGGAATGGTGGTCCACACCGGCGACTTCAAGATGGACCAGCTTCCGCTGGACAACCGCCTCACGGACCTGCACGCCTTCGCCCGGCTCAGTGAGGAAGGCATCGACCTCCTCCTCTCCGACTCGACGAACGCCGAGGTCCCGGGCTTCGTCCCGCCCGAGCGCGAAATCTCCAACGTCCTCCGGCAGGTCTTCGCCGGCGCCCGCAAGCGGATCATCGTGGCCAGCTTCGCCAGCCACGTCCACCGCATCCAGCAGATCCTGGACGCGGCGCACGAGTACGGACGCAGGGTGGCCTTCGTCGGCCGCTCCATGGTCCGCAACATGGGCATCGCCCGCGATCTCGGCTACCTGAAGGTCCCACCGGGCCTGGTCGTCGACGTCAAGACGCTGGACGACCTGCCGGACAGCGAAGTGGTCCTGGTGTGCACGGGCTCGCAGGGCGAGCCCATGGCCGCCCTGTCCCGGATGGCCAACCGCGACCACCAGATCCGTATCGTCCAGGGCGACACGGTGATCCTCGCGTCGTCGCTCATCCCCGGCAACGAGAACGCGGTCTACCGGGTCATCAACGGCCTGACCCGCTGGGGCGCCAACGTCGTCCACAAGGGCAACGCCAAGGTGCACGTCTCGGGCCACGCCTCCGCCGGCGAGTTGCTGTACTTCTACAACATCTGCCGCCCGAAGAACCTGATGCCGGTGCACGGCGAATGGCGCCACCTGCGGGCCAACGCCGAGCTGGGCGCCCTGACGGGTGTCCCGCACGACCGCATCGTCATCGCGGAGGACGGGGTCGTCGTCGACCTGATCGACGGCAGGGCGAAGATCTCCGGCAAGGTCCAGGCCGGGTACGTCTACGTCGACGGCCTCTCCGTCGGCGATGTCGGCGAGCCCGCGCTGAAGGATCGCAAGATCCTCGGCGACGAGGGCATCATCTCGCTCTTCGTGGTGATCGACTCGTCCACCGGGAAGATCACCGGTGGCCCGTATGTCCAGGCCCGCGGCTCCGGGATCGAGGACTCCGCCTTCAGCGCCGTACTGCCGAAGATCACGGAAGTCCTGGAACGGTCGGCTCAGGACGGCGTCGTCGAACCGCACCAGATGCAGCAGCTGATCCGCCGCACGCTGGGCAAATGGGTCTCCGACACGTACCGGCGCCGGCCGATGATCCTTCCCGTGGTCGTGGAGGTCTGA
- the dapA gene encoding 4-hydroxy-tetrahydrodipicolinate synthase encodes MAPTSTPQTPFGRVLTAMVTPFTADGALDLDGAQRLATHLVDAGNDGLIINGTTGESPTTSDAEKADLVRAVLEAVGDRAHVVAGVGTNDTRHSIELARTAEHIGAHGLLVVTPYYNKPPQEGLYRHFTAVADAAELPVMLYDIPGRSGVPINTETLVRLAEHPRIVANKDAKGDLGRASWAIARSRLAWYSGDDMLNLPLLSVGAVGFVSVVGHLVTPELRSLVESYISGDVQKATEIHQKLLPVYTGMFRTQGVMTTKAALTLQGLPAGPLRAPMAECTPEEIEQLKIDLAAGGVQL; translated from the coding sequence ATGGCTCCGACCTCCACTCCGCAGACCCCCTTCGGGAGGGTCCTCACCGCCATGGTCACGCCCTTCACGGCGGACGGCGCACTCGACCTCGACGGCGCCCAGCGGCTCGCCACCCACCTGGTGGACGCAGGCAACGACGGCCTGATCATCAACGGCACCACCGGCGAGTCCCCCACCACCAGCGACGCGGAGAAAGCGGACCTCGTACGGGCGGTCCTGGAGGCGGTCGGAGACCGCGCCCACGTGGTGGCCGGGGTCGGCACCAACGACACCCGCCACAGCATCGAACTGGCCCGCACCGCGGAGCACATCGGCGCACACGGCCTGCTGGTCGTCACCCCGTACTACAACAAGCCCCCGCAGGAGGGCCTCTACCGGCACTTCACGGCCGTCGCCGACGCCGCCGAGCTGCCGGTCATGCTCTACGACATCCCCGGCCGCAGCGGGGTCCCGATCAACACCGAGACGCTCGTCCGCCTGGCCGAGCACCCGCGGATCGTCGCCAACAAGGACGCCAAGGGTGACCTCGGCCGCGCCAGCTGGGCCATCGCGCGCTCCCGCCTCGCCTGGTACTCCGGCGACGACATGCTGAACCTGCCGTTGCTCTCCGTGGGCGCGGTCGGCTTCGTCTCGGTCGTCGGCCACCTCGTCACCCCCGAGCTGCGCTCCCTGGTGGAGTCGTACATCTCGGGAGACGTCCAGAAGGCCACCGAGATCCACCAGAAGCTGCTCCCCGTCTACACGGGCATGTTCCGCACCCAGGGCGTGATGACCACCAAGGCGGCGCTCACCCTCCAGGGCCTGCCCGCAGGGCCCCTGCGGGCCCCCATGGCCGAGTGCACGCCGGAAGAGATCGAGCAGCTCAAGATCGATCTTGCCGCAGGCGGGGTACAGCTCTGA
- the thyX gene encoding FAD-dependent thymidylate synthase: protein MTSADDLQPSTRDGLTLRSDVTVELVKSSASDSDVLFAARVSTLGEQSIGELQKDPERSKGLINYLMRDRHGSPFEHNSLTFLISAPIFVFREFMRHRVGWSYNEESGRYRELQPVFYVPDASRKLVQEGRPGKYVFVEGSPAQHEAVQSVLGDSYHQAYEAYQKLLAEGVAREVARAVLPVGLYSSMYATCNARSLMHFLGLRTQHEMAKVPSFPQREIEMVGEKMEAEWARLMPLTHAAFNANGRVAP from the coding sequence TTGACCTCCGCCGACGACCTCCAGCCGTCAACCCGTGATGGGCTCACCCTGCGGAGTGACGTCACCGTCGAGCTGGTGAAGTCCAGCGCCTCGGACTCGGACGTCCTGTTCGCCGCCCGTGTGTCGACCCTCGGCGAGCAGTCCATCGGGGAACTGCAGAAGGACCCGGAGCGCTCCAAGGGCCTGATCAACTACCTGATGCGGGATCGGCACGGCAGCCCGTTCGAGCACAACTCCCTGACGTTCCTCATCAGTGCGCCGATCTTCGTGTTCCGTGAGTTCATGCGCCACAGGGTCGGCTGGTCCTACAACGAGGAATCCGGGCGCTACCGCGAGTTGCAGCCCGTCTTCTACGTTCCCGACGCGTCCCGCAAGCTGGTCCAGGAGGGGCGCCCGGGCAAGTACGTCTTCGTCGAAGGCAGCCCGGCCCAGCACGAGGCCGTCCAGAGCGTGCTGGGCGACTCCTACCACCAGGCCTACGAGGCCTACCAGAAGCTGCTGGCCGAGGGTGTGGCCCGCGAGGTCGCCCGCGCGGTGCTCCCGGTCGGCCTGTACTCCTCGATGTACGCCACCTGCAACGCCCGCTCGCTGATGCACTTCCTCGGCCTGCGCACCCAGCACGAGATGGCGAAGGTCCCGTCCTTCCCGCAGCGGGAGATCGAGATGGTCGGCGAGAAGATGGAGGCCGAGTGGGCCCGGCTGATGCCGCTCACCCACGCCGCCTTCAACGCCAACGGGCGCGTGGCGCCGTAG
- a CDS encoding PH domain-containing protein produces MPLPFLTADRAFDTADDVALPHDDRDRWRRPYRPGPWRVGAAAVLLLLASFVLFAAVIIAATAPVSSAGVVFGLALVVIVWALRLLRMGTWVSAQGLRQVSLFSTRTTPWAQVVTVRTVQQPVRWLGLPRTVQGQALLLTRRGRSTETLPPLLTSHNADFLGRDPAFDRAADSVEVWADEYRRD; encoded by the coding sequence GTGCCCCTGCCCTTCTTGACGGCCGATCGCGCTTTCGACACGGCGGACGACGTCGCACTGCCGCACGACGACCGCGACCGCTGGCGGCGCCCGTACCGTCCGGGGCCGTGGCGCGTGGGGGCGGCGGCCGTACTGCTGCTGCTCGCCTCGTTCGTGCTGTTCGCGGCAGTGATCATCGCCGCGACGGCCCCGGTGTCGTCGGCCGGCGTGGTCTTCGGCCTCGCACTGGTCGTCATCGTCTGGGCGCTGCGGCTGCTGCGCATGGGCACGTGGGTGAGTGCCCAGGGGCTGCGGCAGGTGAGCCTGTTCAGCACCCGTACGACGCCGTGGGCCCAGGTGGTCACGGTGCGCACGGTGCAGCAGCCGGTGCGCTGGCTGGGACTGCCGCGGACGGTGCAGGGGCAGGCGCTGCTGCTGACCCGGCGGGGGCGATCCACGGAGACCCTGCCTCCGCTGCTGACCTCGCACAACGCGGACTTCCTGGGACGGGACCCGGCCTTCGACCGGGCGGCCGACTCGGTGGAGGTCTGGGCCGACGAGTACCGGCGGGACTGA
- a CDS encoding tetratricopeptide repeat protein, with amino-acid sequence MRAKISYAVTAAVLVVYFVLVGSRGVLLIQAGTPLTVTFGVAVLILPVIGVWFLWKNTEFVRNANRLAAELDAQGGLPVDELKRLPSGRIDRDSADEVFARRRAETEDAPDDWRSWFRLAVAYHDARDTARARKAMQRAIALHKATP; translated from the coding sequence ATGCGCGCGAAGATCTCCTACGCCGTCACGGCCGCCGTCCTGGTCGTCTACTTCGTCCTGGTCGGCAGCCGCGGCGTGCTGCTCATCCAGGCCGGCACGCCCCTCACCGTCACCTTCGGCGTGGCGGTGCTCATCCTGCCGGTCATCGGCGTGTGGTTCCTGTGGAAGAACACCGAGTTCGTCCGCAACGCCAACCGCCTCGCCGCCGAACTCGACGCCCAGGGCGGACTGCCCGTGGACGAGCTGAAGCGCCTGCCCAGCGGCCGTATCGACCGGGACTCGGCCGACGAGGTCTTCGCCCGGCGCAGGGCCGAGACGGAGGACGCCCCCGACGACTGGCGCAGTTGGTTCCGGCTCGCCGTCGCCTACCACGACGCCCGCGACACCGCGCGTGCCCGCAAGGCGATGCAACGGGCGATCGCCCTGCACAAGGCCACCCCCTGA
- the dapB gene encoding 4-hydroxy-tetrahydrodipicolinate reductase, translating into MSKLRVAVLGAKGRIGSEAVRAVEAADDMELVAALSRDDRLETLAETGAQVAVELTTPASVMGNLDFCVRHGIHAVVGTTGWTDDRLAQLTGWLEQFPETGVLIAPNFSIGAVLTMKFAQIAAPYFESVEVVELHHPDKVDAPSGTATRTAQLIAEARRRAGSAPAPDATATALDGARGADVDGVPVHAVRLRGLLAHQEVLLGGEGETLTVRHDSLHHSSFMPGILLGARRVVTTPGLTFGLEHFLDLN; encoded by the coding sequence ATGAGCAAGCTGCGCGTGGCGGTCCTCGGCGCCAAGGGCCGGATCGGGTCCGAAGCGGTACGGGCCGTCGAGGCCGCCGACGACATGGAACTGGTGGCCGCACTCAGCCGGGACGACCGGCTGGAGACCCTCGCCGAGACCGGCGCCCAGGTCGCCGTCGAACTGACCACCCCGGCCTCGGTCATGGGCAACCTGGACTTCTGCGTACGCCACGGCATCCACGCGGTCGTCGGCACCACCGGCTGGACCGACGACCGCCTCGCACAGCTGACGGGCTGGCTCGAGCAGTTCCCGGAGACGGGTGTGCTCATCGCGCCGAACTTCTCCATCGGCGCCGTGCTGACCATGAAGTTCGCGCAGATCGCCGCCCCGTACTTCGAGTCCGTCGAGGTCGTCGAACTGCACCATCCCGACAAGGTGGACGCCCCCAGCGGCACCGCCACCCGCACCGCCCAGCTCATCGCCGAGGCCCGCCGCCGGGCCGGCAGCGCCCCCGCCCCGGACGCCACGGCCACCGCCCTGGACGGTGCCCGCGGCGCCGACGTGGACGGGGTGCCGGTGCACGCCGTCCGGCTGCGCGGCCTGCTCGCCCACCAGGAGGTCCTGCTCGGCGGCGAGGGCGAGACCCTCACCGTCCGCCACGACTCCCTGCACCACAGCAGCTTCATGCCGGGCATCCTGCTCGGCGCCCGCCGCGTGGTGACCACTCCCGGCCTGACCTTCGGCCTGGAACACTTCCTCGACCTGAACTGA
- a CDS encoding M16 family metallopeptidase produces the protein MTSHGSKATARTSPEARAVARTQTLIQGENGIGTVRKTTFPWGLRIVTETLPSVRSATFGIWAHVGSRDETPALNGATHYLEHLLFKGTHRRSALEISSAIDAVGGEMNAFTAKEYTCYYARVLDTDLPLAIDVVCDMLTGSRIREEDVDVERGAILEEIAMTEDDPGDCVHDLFAHTMFGDNPLGRPVLGTVDTVNGLTADRIRRFYKKHYDPTRLVVACAGNIDHDQVVRQVRAAFEEAGAVKGPDAEPVAPRGGRRALRTAGRVELIDRSTEQAHVILGMPGLSRTDERRWALGVLNTALGGSMSSRLFQEVREKRGLAYSVYSYTSGFADCGLFGVYAGCRPSQVHDVLKICRDELDQVAEHSLSDDEIRHAVGQLQGSTVLGLEDTGALMNRIGKSELCWGEQMSVDDMLTRIASVTPDEVRAVARDILGQRPSLSVIGPLKDRQAARLHDTVA, from the coding sequence GTGACGTCCCACGGCTCCAAGGCGACGGCCCGCACCTCCCCGGAGGCGCGGGCCGTCGCCCGTACCCAAACCCTCATCCAGGGCGAGAACGGCATCGGCACCGTCCGCAAGACCACCTTCCCCTGGGGCCTGCGCATCGTCACCGAGACCCTGCCCTCGGTCCGCTCGGCGACCTTCGGCATCTGGGCGCACGTCGGCTCCCGCGACGAGACCCCGGCCCTGAACGGCGCCACCCACTACCTGGAGCACCTGCTCTTCAAGGGCACCCACCGCAGGTCCGCCCTGGAGATCTCCTCCGCCATCGACGCCGTCGGCGGCGAGATGAACGCCTTCACGGCCAAGGAGTACACGTGCTACTACGCACGCGTGCTCGACACCGACCTGCCGCTCGCCATCGACGTGGTCTGCGACATGCTGACCGGCTCGCGCATCCGCGAGGAGGACGTCGACGTCGAGCGCGGCGCGATCCTCGAAGAGATCGCGATGACCGAGGACGACCCCGGCGACTGCGTGCACGACCTGTTCGCGCACACCATGTTCGGCGACAACCCGCTGGGCCGCCCGGTCCTCGGCACGGTCGACACGGTCAACGGCCTCACCGCCGACCGCATCCGCCGCTTCTACAAGAAGCACTACGACCCGACCCGCCTCGTGGTCGCCTGTGCCGGCAACATCGACCACGACCAGGTCGTACGCCAGGTCCGCGCCGCCTTCGAGGAGGCCGGTGCCGTCAAGGGCCCGGACGCCGAGCCGGTCGCCCCGCGCGGCGGGCGGCGCGCGCTGCGCACCGCCGGCCGGGTCGAACTGATCGACCGCAGTACCGAGCAGGCGCACGTCATCCTCGGCATGCCGGGTCTGTCCCGCACCGACGAGCGCCGGTGGGCCCTCGGCGTGCTCAACACCGCCCTCGGCGGCAGCATGTCCTCCCGCCTGTTCCAGGAGGTCCGGGAGAAGCGCGGCCTGGCCTACAGCGTGTACTCGTACACCTCCGGCTTCGCCGACTGCGGCCTGTTCGGCGTGTACGCCGGGTGCAGGCCCTCCCAGGTGCACGACGTGCTGAAGATCTGCCGCGACGAACTCGACCAGGTCGCCGAGCACAGCCTGTCCGACGACGAGATACGGCACGCCGTCGGCCAGCTCCAGGGCTCCACCGTCCTCGGCCTGGAGGACACCGGCGCGCTGATGAACCGTATCGGCAAGAGCGAACTGTGCTGGGGCGAGCAGATGTCGGTCGACGACATGCTGACCCGAATAGCCTCGGTCACGCCGGACGAGGTCCGCGCGGTCGCCCGCGACATCCTGGGGCAGCGGCCCTCGCTGTCGGTCATCGGCCCGCTCAAGGACAGACAGGCCGCCCGGCTGCACGACACTGTCGCCTAG
- a CDS encoding polyribonucleotide nucleotidyltransferase, with the protein MENETHYAEAVIDNGSFGTRTIRFETGRLARQAAGSAVAYLDDDTMVLSATTASKNPKDQLDFFPLTVDVEERMYAAGKIPGSFFRREGRPSEDAILTCRLIDRPLRPSFKKGLRNEIQVVATIMALNPDHLYDVVAINAASASTQLAGLPFSGPIGGVRVALIRGQWVAFPTHTELEDAVFDMVVAGRALEDGDVAIMMVEAEATEQTVKLVEGGAEAPTEEIVAAGLDAAKPFIKVLCKAQADLAAKAAKPTGEFPTFLDYQDDVLEALTGAVRPELAQALTIAGKQEREAELDRVKQLAAEKLLPEFEGREKEISAAYRSLTKSLVRERVIKEKKRIDGRGLTDIRTLAAEVEAIPRVHGSALFERGETQILGVTTLNMLRMEQQLDTLSPVTRKRYMHNYNFPPYSVGETGRVGSPKRREIGHGALAERAIVPVLPTREEFPYAIRQVSEALGSNGSTSMGSVCASTMSLLNAGVPLKAPVAGIAMGLISQEINGETHYVALTDILGAEDAFGDMDFKVAGTKEFVTALQLDTKLDGIPASVLAAALKQARDARLHILDVMMEAIDTPDEMSPNAPRIITVKIPVDKIGEVIGPKGKMINQIQEDTGADITIEDDGTIYIGAAQGSQAEAARATINSIANPTMPEVGERYLGTVVKTTTFGAFVSLMPGKDGLLHISQIRKLAGGKRVENVEDVLGVGAKVQVEIAEIDSRGKLSLIPVIEGEDDEKKDDADK; encoded by the coding sequence GTGGAGAACGAGACCCACTACGCCGAGGCCGTCATCGACAACGGCTCCTTCGGCACCCGCACCATCCGCTTCGAGACGGGCCGCCTCGCCCGTCAGGCCGCAGGTTCCGCCGTGGCGTACCTGGACGACGACACCATGGTGCTGTCGGCCACCACGGCCTCCAAGAACCCCAAGGACCAGCTCGACTTCTTCCCCCTGACGGTGGACGTCGAGGAGCGGATGTACGCGGCCGGCAAGATCCCCGGCTCCTTCTTCCGTCGGGAAGGCCGGCCCTCCGAGGACGCGATCCTCACCTGCCGCCTCATCGACCGCCCGCTGCGCCCGTCCTTCAAGAAGGGCCTGCGCAACGAGATCCAGGTCGTCGCCACGATCATGGCGCTCAACCCCGACCACCTGTACGACGTCGTGGCGATCAACGCCGCCTCCGCGTCCACGCAGCTGGCCGGTCTGCCCTTCTCCGGCCCGATCGGCGGCGTCCGCGTCGCGCTGATCCGCGGCCAGTGGGTGGCGTTCCCGACGCACACCGAGCTCGAGGACGCCGTCTTCGACATGGTCGTCGCGGGCCGCGCCCTGGAGGACGGCGACGTCGCGATCATGATGGTCGAGGCCGAGGCCACCGAGCAGACCGTCAAGCTGGTCGAGGGCGGTGCCGAGGCCCCCACCGAGGAGATCGTCGCGGCCGGCCTGGACGCCGCGAAGCCCTTCATCAAGGTCCTCTGCAAGGCGCAGGCCGACCTCGCCGCGAAGGCCGCCAAGCCGACCGGTGAGTTCCCGACCTTCCTGGACTACCAGGACGACGTCCTGGAGGCGCTGACCGGCGCCGTCCGCCCCGAGCTCGCCCAGGCGCTCACCATCGCCGGCAAGCAGGAGCGCGAGGCCGAGCTGGACCGCGTCAAGCAGCTCGCCGCCGAGAAGCTCCTGCCGGAGTTCGAGGGCCGCGAGAAGGAGATCTCCGCCGCGTACCGCTCGCTGACCAAGTCCCTGGTCCGTGAGCGCGTCATCAAGGAGAAGAAGCGCATCGACGGCCGCGGACTCACCGACATCCGCACCCTGGCCGCCGAGGTCGAGGCCATCCCGCGGGTGCACGGTTCCGCGCTGTTCGAGCGTGGCGAGACCCAGATCCTGGGCGTCACCACCCTCAACATGCTCCGTATGGAGCAGCAGCTGGACACCCTCTCCCCGGTGACCCGCAAGCGCTACATGCACAACTACAACTTCCCGCCCTACTCCGTCGGTGAGACCGGCCGCGTGGGCTCCCCCAAGCGCCGCGAGATCGGCCACGGCGCCCTCGCCGAGCGCGCCATCGTGCCGGTGCTGCCGACGCGCGAGGAGTTCCCGTACGCGATCCGTCAGGTGTCCGAGGCCCTCGGCTCCAACGGCTCGACGTCCATGGGCTCGGTCTGCGCCTCCACCATGTCGCTGCTGAACGCCGGTGTGCCGCTCAAGGCCCCCGTCGCCGGTATCGCCATGGGCCTGATCTCCCAGGAGATCAACGGCGAGACGCACTACGTCGCCCTCACCGACATCCTCGGTGCGGAGGACGCCTTCGGCGACATGGACTTCAAGGTCGCCGGCACCAAGGAGTTCGTGACCGCCCTCCAGCTCGACACCAAGCTGGACGGCATCCCGGCCTCCGTCCTGGCCGCCGCCCTCAAGCAGGCCCGTGACGCCCGCCTCCACATCCTCGACGTGATGATGGAAGCGATCGACACGCCGGACGAGATGTCCCCGAACGCGCCGCGGATCATCACCGTGAAGATCCCGGTCGACAAGATCGGTGAGGTCATCGGCCCCAAGGGCAAGATGATCAACCAGATCCAGGAGGACACCGGCGCCGACATCACGATCGAGGACGACGGCACCATCTACATCGGTGCCGCCCAGGGCTCGCAGGCCGAGGCCGCCCGCGCCACGATCAACAGCATCGCCAACCCGACCATGCCGGAGGTCGGCGAGCGCTACCTGGGTACCGTCGTGAAGACGACCACCTTCGGCGCGTTCGTCTCCCTGATGCCCGGCAAGGACGGTCTGCTGCACATCTCGCAGATCCGCAAGCTGGCCGGCGGCAAGCGCGTGGAGAACGTCGAGGACGTGCTCGGCGTGGGTGCCAAGGTCCAGGTCGAGATCGCCGAGATCGACTCCCGCGGCAAGCTCTCCCTCATCCCCGTGATCGAGGGCGAGGACGACGAGAAGAAGGACGACGCCGACAAGTGA
- the rpsO gene encoding 30S ribosomal protein S15 has product MSLDAATKNQIISEFRTKEGDTGSPEVQVALLSRRISDLTEHLKTHKHDHHSRRGLLILVGQRRRLLQYLAKKDIQRFRALVDRLGIRRGAAGAR; this is encoded by the coding sequence GTGTCGCTCGACGCCGCTACGAAGAACCAGATCATCTCCGAATTCCGCACCAAGGAAGGCGACACCGGCTCCCCCGAGGTCCAGGTCGCCCTCCTGTCGCGTCGGATCTCCGACCTGACGGAGCACCTCAAGACCCACAAGCACGACCACCACTCCCGTCGTGGTCTGCTCATCCTGGTCGGTCAGCGCCGCCGGCTGCTGCAGTACCTCGCCAAGAAGGACATCCAGCGCTTCCGTGCGCTGGTCGACCGCCTCGGCATCCGCCGTGGCGCGGCGGGCGCCCGGTAA
- a CDS encoding DUF397 domain-containing protein, with protein sequence MAETAEEIKARKEREKDELYALDISGVEWHSAPGTEEHEERVEIAYLPEGAVAMRSSLDPDTVLRYTEAEWRAFVLGARDGEFDLEPAGPEAE encoded by the coding sequence ATGGCGGAGACGGCTGAGGAGATCAAGGCACGCAAGGAGCGGGAGAAGGACGAGCTCTACGCCCTCGACATCTCCGGCGTCGAATGGCACAGCGCGCCGGGCACCGAGGAGCACGAGGAGCGGGTCGAGATCGCCTATCTGCCCGAGGGCGCGGTGGCCATGCGGTCCTCCCTCGACCCGGACACCGTGCTCCGCTACACGGAGGCGGAGTGGCGGGCGTTCGTGCTGGGCGCGCGGGACGGGGAGTTCGACCTGGAGCCGGCGGGTCCCGAGGCGGAGTGA